GCATAAAGGGTTTCAGCAACCTTTTCAGGATCCAATGTCCCTGCCTTTTCTATAGCCTGTGCAAGAACAAACATGGCTACTGCCTCCTGTATACTATCACCATCAAATGGCACACCGTTTGTCTTTGTCTTGAATATCTTTTCAACAGCCCCTACAGCAGGCATAAGACTTGCAAACTGAGGTGAATATGCAGTGGAACCCATAAAATAGTCAGCATCATCACCTAATTGTTTAGCTATAACAGGATCCTGATAGCCTGAACAATAATTGATGGCAATCTTTGGAAGCCATGCCATTTGCTTCATTGTCTTCACCATTAGGGTGTAATCAGCCCCAAGGACTGCACCGAATAAGGCATCAGGATTATTTTTTTTAAGGGTCTGTATCTCACTATTGAGATTTGTGGCGCCAGGGCTAAAAGGGACATCAGCAACAACCTTGAATCCTGCCGCTGCAGCAGCTTTTTTTGCCTCTTCAGAGGCGTGCTTTCCAAACTCGCTGTTTTCATAGATAATTCCGAGGGTCTTTATGTTGGCATTCTTCTTTTTATTGAGCCATTTCAGGACATCTACGAATTCTATGGATTCTGTCTCATCAGTGGGGGCCATCCTGAAGAAAAACTTGAGATCACGTTTGGTAAGGGCTGCTGAACTTGATGCACCACACATAAAGATCTTCTTCATGCGCTCTGCTACAAGACTTGCAGGCTTACTTACAGAGCTGTTATAGGCGCCGATGATAGCCCATACGCCTTCCTGATTAAAAAGCCTCTCTGCCTCTGATTTACCTACATCAGGTTTACCTTGACTGTCAGCGTGGACAAGGACAATCTTATGACCTCCCAAAATACCTTCTTTATTTGCCAGAGGGACCTTTATTTCAGGATATTTATTGTTGATAATATCAACAGCAGTCTGCACTGCAGCCTGACAGCGTTGTCCTGCAGTTGCCACTGGACCTGTAAGGGGAAACAATGTGCCTATCTTAATTATCTTCTGTGAACTCTGGGCAAATCCCGATACTGAACTAAAGCCCACAATCATACATAATGCAACGAAAAAAAGAAAAAATTGTCTCAGGCGTAATAAGTAAACAGACATAAAGACCTCCCTCTCAACTTTGATTATTTTTAAATTTCACTGCACTACAGTTTAAGGACTATATAAAAAATTATCCTTTTATGTCAATAAAAATGGTTATGTAATATACGACTAATGATTATTTCTATTTAATGACCTTTGTAAAATATGGCAAAATCTATCTAAAGGTTAATCTGATCTTCATAATTTTATAGAGAAAATTATGATGCTCTGCTATAATAATTCCTAAAGGGGACTGTATATAATCATACTAATAAAAATATCTAAAATGAACAACCTGGATAAACTTATAAGGATTTAAAGGTTAAAAAATTGGTGCGTTATAATACCCTCGCTGGCAGAGGCTTTGTCTTCCTTCTCTTCCTATGGTTTCTTTGGTTTATCAATTTCTCCACAAGGATGCTCTTTTCACCCATATTGCCCATCATAGAAGATGAATACATGGTGACCCATGCAAAGGCAAGTAGTATCTTTATCTTTCTCTCCGCAGGGTATGGTTTAGGGGTCATTATCTCTGGTTTTTTCTCAGGAAGGTTTGGCTATAAAAAATCTATTATTCTGTCTCTTGTTCTTTTGAGCATGGTAAACATCTTTATACCTTTTACCCATAGCTTTATTTTTCTATATGTTTTTGCATTTCTCCTTGGCTTTTCTGTAGGCATTTATCTTCCCGCTGCAATACCTCTTATAACTGAATATTATGAAGAAAAATCATGGGGTAAGGCAATATCCATCCACGATACAGGCGCATCAGTGGCCATATTTGCAACACCCATTATTGCCCTTTTTCTACTCGATTTCTTTAAATGGAGAGGAATATTTGTAGTCTATGGCATATTCTTTCTGTTATGTGCAGTAATCTTCTCTTTCATTTGCCATGAAGTAAAAATAAAACACCCTCCCAAGGCGATGTTAAGCCATATCTTAAAAAGGCGCAGTCTCTGGCTCGTGGCAATCTTATGGATTTTCGGCGCCAGTGCAAATATCGGTATATATTCTATTACACCCCTTTATCTTACAAAGGAATTAAACATGCATATGGGTTATGCCAACACCATCCTGGGGATTTCAAGGCTCGGATCAATAGGTGTAGCCATAGCATGTGGCTTTATTGTAGACAGATTTAGCCTTAAGCATTTTATGTTCATTGTATTATCTATTGCCGGCATCTTAACAATACTTTTGGGTGTAATAGGTGCAAGAAATATAGGGCTTATACTTTTCCTCCAGGCAATATTTATAACAGGTTTCTTTCCCATAGGGCTTGTTGCTATTGCCAAGTTATTTACCAGGGAGATAAGAAGCCTGGCAACAGGGATTATTATTGCATTGAGCATCCTCTTTGGAGGTGGCATTGCGCCATACCTTCTTGGTGTTGCTGGCGACCACCTTACCTTTGGGCTTGGCATCACTATACTGGGCGTCCTCATCATGCTATCAAGCACCCTATTGTTTCATCTCAGGGAACTCGATTGATTATCTAAATTTATGTTGACAAAACGGGGGTTTAAAATCTTTAATATAAACATTTATGAGGCTTTATCCCCATATCCATAAAGGATTAATAAACAAAGTCAAAGGGTATTCTCACCTGCCTTTGAAAAAGATATCCTTTATTGCAATTCTTTTGACAATAAATTTGCTTATAGGAACACAATGGTCTTATGCGTGCACCTGCTGGGCAGTAGCAGGAGAATATGTAGAAGGCGGTGGAACCCTCATAGCCAAAAACAGGGATTATTTGCCTCAAAAAAATGAAATTAGACTCACTATACCTGAAACAGGATATATCTACTTGGGTCTTTACCCTATTAAAGACCAGGGGGAACAAGGTATTGTAGCCGGTATAAATGAAAAGGGCTTAGCTGTTGTATCCATGACAGCCGGCAGCATCCCCAGTTCCAGAAGACATGTGGGTAAAAACATTATATCCCATATACTATCATCCTATGTCTCTGTAGATGAGGCCATAAAAGATGAGAATATATTTTCAAAGACCCATCCCTCTTTCTATATGATGGCAGATAATACAAGAATCGCCCTTGTTGAGATAGGCCCAGATGGCACATTTTCCATAAGAAACACCGATAATGGTATCTTATTCCACACAAACCATTATACAGATGAGAAATTCCTGGTATTTAATGAGAAGATAAGCAAAAGTAGCCAGATAAGGTTAAATCGTATAGGCGAACTCCTTAAGTCACACCCATCATACTTTACCATAGAGGATTTTATCATTTTCAGTGAAGATAGGATAAATGGACCTAATAACAGCATCTGGCGGACAGGTGATAGCCATGTAAAGAAAAGAACCCTGGCAAGCTGGATAATATCAATACCAAAAACAGGCAGTTCTGAAATCTATGTAAAGATTGCAAACCCTGGAGAGCCTGAGAGATTCTATAATATGAAGCTGGATAAACCATTCTGGACAAATGGTCTGGAATAGGAGGTTTAAAATGGACGTAAAAAAAGAGATAACAGATGCCCTTGAAGAGCTAAAACCAAAATTAGATGAACTTGCAGAGGGCTATGGCGA
The sequence above is drawn from the Syntrophorhabdaceae bacterium genome and encodes:
- a CDS encoding ABC transporter substrate-binding protein, with the protein product MSVYLLRLRQFFLFFVALCMIVGFSSVSGFAQSSQKIIKIGTLFPLTGPVATAGQRCQAAVQTAVDIINNKYPEIKVPLANKEGILGGHKIVLVHADSQGKPDVGKSEAERLFNQEGVWAIIGAYNSSVSKPASLVAERMKKIFMCGASSSAALTKRDLKFFFRMAPTDETESIEFVDVLKWLNKKKNANIKTLGIIYENSEFGKHASEEAKKAAAAAGFKVVADVPFSPGATNLNSEIQTLKKNNPDALFGAVLGADYTLMVKTMKQMAWLPKIAINYCSGYQDPVIAKQLGDDADYFMGSTAYSPQFASLMPAVGAVEKIFKTKTNGVPFDGDSIQEAVAMFVLAQAIEKAGTLDPEKVAETLYANTWDSPLSLGGKVAFVKGGQNIKAQSIVTQLQKGQYRRIYPEEMGDTEIVFPMKPWNKR
- a CDS encoding MFS transporter, coding for MRYNTLAGRGFVFLLFLWFLWFINFSTRMLFSPILPIIEDEYMVTHAKASSIFIFLSAGYGLGVIISGFFSGRFGYKKSIILSLVLLSMVNIFIPFTHSFIFLYVFAFLLGFSVGIYLPAAIPLITEYYEEKSWGKAISIHDTGASVAIFATPIIALFLLDFFKWRGIFVVYGIFFLLCAVIFSFICHEVKIKHPPKAMLSHILKRRSLWLVAILWIFGASANIGIYSITPLYLTKELNMHMGYANTILGISRLGSIGVAIACGFIVDRFSLKHFMFIVLSIAGILTILLGVIGARNIGLILFLQAIFITGFFPIGLVAIAKLFTREIRSLATGIIIALSILFGGGIAPYLLGVAGDHLTFGLGITILGVLIMLSSTLLFHLRELD
- a CDS encoding carcinine hydrolase/isopenicillin-N N-acyltransferase family protein: MTINLLIGTQWSYACTCWAVAGEYVEGGGTLIAKNRDYLPQKNEIRLTIPETGYIYLGLYPIKDQGEQGIVAGINEKGLAVVSMTAGSIPSSRRHVGKNIISHILSSYVSVDEAIKDENIFSKTHPSFYMMADNTRIALVEIGPDGTFSIRNTDNGILFHTNHYTDEKFLVFNEKISKSSQIRLNRIGELLKSHPSYFTIEDFIIFSEDRINGPNNSIWRTGDSHVKKRTLASWIISIPKTGSSEIYVKIANPGEPERFYNMKLDKPFWTNGLE